Proteins from one Hyperolius riggenbachi isolate aHypRig1 chromosome 2, aHypRig1.pri, whole genome shotgun sequence genomic window:
- the KBTBD3 gene encoding kelch repeat and BTB domain-containing protein 3, translated as MDCPRDTSGRLMCNGFPSTEKKSISMVAEGHGQQILTVLQSFREQGIFFDFTITVKDELIPCHRCVLAASSDFFRAMFEVNMKERDGGSVNISNLSTEAVKAFLDYAYTGKAEITDSNVDMFFQMSSFLQVPLLAKACSDFLIRMIDVHNCLQLLSISDSYGSPRLFDRALQFTLHNFPPLTQSVDFLELNVGVLEKCLQSEELNVPDEEFVLTSVLDWTKHCLEERERFFAQLMSNVRLHQLSPSTLQKLLVSEEQLLKSTNCLSRVNSAIKCLEHSGGLFTDARISTTEKYIFVHKTAEDGERQYTFCYSIKIDRWTELSQMHITDLPGSSLSSFGEKLFITGGCTGSCCRAVRLHIAEPHHEATDQTWCYCPLGNNSFLVPPMRNPRTMHTSVMALNQLFVIGGKTKGPQNIRSLLDVETYNPLTKEWKAVGPLPRGIYYPEASACKSIIYVLGSEVEMTDAFNPSLDCFFQYNAETDQWCELVAEFGQFFHATLIKAVPVNNTLYICDLSTYKVYSFCPDTCVWKGEGSFECAGFNAGAVGIEDKIYILGGDYAPDEITDEVQVYHSNRSEWEEVSPMPRALTEFYCEVIQFNKCRDPWGMSYL; from the exons ATGGACTGCCCACGAGATACGTCTGGAAGACTGATGTGCAATGGATTTCCTTCCACTGAAAAGAAGTCCATCTCCATGGTGGCCGAGGGCCATGGACAGCAGATCCTGACTGTGCTCCAGAGCTTCAGAGAACAGGGCATCTTTTTTGATTTCACCATAACCGTAAAAGATGAGCTCATTCCTTGTCATCGCTGTGTGCTCGCCGCCAGCAGCGACTTTTTCAG GGCTATGTTTGAAGTCAACATGAAAGAAAGAGATGGTGGAAGCGTCAACATCAGCAATTTGTCCACAGAAGCAGTGAAAGCGTTCCTTGATTACGCTTACACGGGCAAAGCGGAGATCACTGATAGCAACGTGGACATGTTCTTTCAGATGTCATCCTTTCTTCAGGTACCTCTGCTTGCTAAGGCGTGCAGTGATTTTTTAATAAGAATGATTGACGTtcataactgcctgcagctgttgTCGATCTCAGACAGCTATGGCTCCCCACGTCTCTTTGACCGTGCCTTACAGTTTACCCTCCACAATTTCCCACCGCTGACGCAATCTGTGGACTTCCTGGAACTGAACGTTGGAGTTCTAGAAAAATGTCTCCAAAGTGAGGAGTTAAACGTCCCCGATGAAGAGTTCGTGTTGACGTCTGTTCTGGATTGGACGAAGCATTGCTTGGAGGAGCGGGAGAGATTTTTTGCTCAGTTAATGAGTAACGTCAGATTACATCAGTTATCTCCGTCCACATTGCAAAAGCTGTTGGTCTCTGAAGAGCAGCTattaaaaagcacaaactgcttaTCCAGAGTCAATTCAGCCATAAAATGCCTTGAACATTCTGGTGGGTTGTTTACAGATGCTCGTATTTCCACAACAGAGAAATATATCTTTGTCCACAAAACTGCAGAGGACGGAGAAAGACAATACACGTTTTGCTACAGCATCAAAATCGACAGATGGACTGAACTTTCACAAATGCATATCACTGATCTCCCAGGCTCTAGCTTATCCAGCTTTGGAGAGAAGCTATTTATTACAGGAGGATGCACGGGTAGCTGTTGCCGAGCGGTAAGGCTTCATATTGCTGAACCTCACCATGAGGCCACCGATCAAACTTGGTGCTATTGCCCCTTAGGCAATAATTCTTTTTTAGTACCACCCATGAGGAACCCGAGGACAATGCATACATCTGTCATGGCCCTTAATCAGTTATTTGTAATTGGAGGGAAAACCAAAGGACCACAAAACATCCGGAGTCTTCTTGATGTAGAAACTTATAATCCTCTCACTAAGGAGTGGAAAGCCGTTGGCCCATTGCCTAGAGGAATCTACTACCCAGAAGCGAGCGCGTGCAAGTCAATTATCTATGTACTTGGGTCTGAAGTTGAGATGACGGATGCCTTTAACCCGTCCTTAGACTGCTTTTTTCAATACAATGCAGAAACAGATCAGTGGTGTGAACTTGTAGCAGAATTTGGCCAGTTTTTCCACGCAACGTTAATCAAGGCAGTGCCTGTGAATAACACACTGTATATCTGTGACCTGTCCACGTACAAAGTCTACAGCTTCTGTCCGGATACTTGTGTGTGGAAAGGGGAGGGGTCTTTTGAGTGTGCGGGATTTAATGCTGGGGCTGTCGGTATTGAAGATAAAATCTACATCCTGGGAGGGGACTATGCTCCTGACGAAATCACAGACGAAGTGCAAGTCTACCACAGCAACAGGTCGGAGTGGGAGGAGGTTTCTCCAATGCCACGAGCTCTAACAGAGTTTTACTGTGAAGTCATTCAGTTCAATAAGTGCAGGGATCCATGGGGAATGAGTTATCTTTAA